In a single window of the Streptomyces sp. CGMCC 4.7035 genome:
- a CDS encoding DUF5134 domain-containing protein, whose translation MHGPASPGWLLVALCAATGAYCLLRMRSIVDEQRRAAGGEALMGFGMAVMAVPAAVAAPPRWAWIAYMAVFGGAALRALWAARTHAHHLHHLVGACAMVYMAAAMAASPVHHGNSGVPLLTGVLLLYFAGYVLWSGVRLIPVTAVAATESARTVGWGDRPELARVCRLSMAIGMLAMLLTL comes from the coding sequence ATGCACGGACCGGCTTCGCCCGGATGGCTGCTCGTCGCGCTGTGCGCGGCGACCGGGGCCTACTGTCTGCTGCGCATGCGCAGCATCGTCGACGAACAGCGCAGAGCCGCGGGCGGCGAGGCGCTGATGGGGTTCGGGATGGCGGTGATGGCGGTGCCCGCGGCGGTCGCGGCGCCGCCCCGCTGGGCGTGGATCGCCTACATGGCGGTCTTCGGCGGGGCCGCCCTGCGGGCGCTGTGGGCGGCCCGCACGCATGCCCACCATCTGCACCATCTGGTGGGCGCGTGCGCGATGGTCTACATGGCGGCGGCGATGGCCGCCTCGCCCGTGCACCACGGGAACAGCGGTGTCCCACTGCTCACCGGGGTGCTCCTGCTCTACTTCGCGGGGTACGTGCTGTGGTCAGGTGTGCGACTGATACCGGTCACGGCGGTGGCCGCGACCGAAAGCGCACGCACCGTGGGGTGGGGCGACCGGCCCGAACTCGCGCGCGTGTGCCGTCTGTCCATGGCCATCGGGATGCTGGCGATGCTTCTCACGCTGTGA